A single genomic interval of Corylus avellana chromosome ca10, CavTom2PMs-1.0 harbors:
- the LOC132163761 gene encoding uncharacterized protein LOC132163761, which translates to MEMYKDKVEKVDILNQNISKAPELKLRLPVLLRHPRNQAGNRPPAEEYVEEEEDGLLYRFCKTRKTIRMLSQTIRVSAVCKLDHCSWRIHASTDATRTSFQIKTYYPVHICGNQYENSRCDVEYLVRAYKRDFKDDPMWTPYALKQRVKRDLNIDVPIDRCYRAKKEALHQVFGRHSKQYRLTRRYAMAILSTNPGSSAFVHRDGVFFQRMYICLDACKKGFRHGCRPIICLDACHLKGEYGGQLLCVIGKDGNNDMFPIAIDVAEAETIDSWQWFIAILLEDLCGLEGGLGWTIMSDRQKGLGIAVEAVLPHAEHRFCVRHLHANLKAKGYTGKAMKDELWGAARAAHVYAFDHHMQNILSMEKGAHDYLSGVPKASWSRHAFNCQTKSDMLLNNLAESFNAWIKEARIKPILTMLEEIRLQIMARFQQKRNGIRSTHYTICPKIQKKLERSKSDARNCISRWQNELEFEIEDIYEPRRLVRLDHRTCTCGRWQMDKYMQGYAARVYGMEGPQTWPADDPCDEIQPPIIRRAPGRPKISRRKAVDEPTNPYKLTRHNYKGCHLPLNPDRKRWKPKKYKPKKDATQAQGSQAHPEAEAHGPSQPSHWFDLQLNAALSCSIVK; encoded by the exons atggagatgtacAAGGACAAGGTGGAGAAGGTGGACATTCTCAATCAAAACATTTCAAAAGCCCCCGAGTTAAAACTAAGGCTGCCCGTTCTGTTACGCCATCCAAGAAACCAAGCGGGCAACCGACCACCAGCCGAGGAG tacgtagaagaagaagaagacgggtTGCTCTACCGGTTTTGCAAGACGAGGAAGACAATCAGAATGTTGTCGCAGACAATCAGGGTGAGTGCAGTCTGTAAATTAGACCATTGCTCATGGAGGATTCATGCCTCTACTGATGCTACCAGGActtcttttcaaattaagacgtactacccggttcatatttgtggtaatcaGTACGAAAACTCCAGATGCGATGTTGAGTATCTTGTTCGTGCTTATAAGAGGGACTTCAAGGATGACCCCATGTGGACACCATATGCATTGAAACAGAGGGTGAAGAGAGACCTTAACATCGATGTTCCTATTGACCGTTGCTATAGAGCGAAGAAGGAGGCATTGCATCAAGTTTTTGGTAGGCACTCTAAGCAATATCGCCTCACACGGAGATACGCAATGGCAATACTCAGCACGAaccctggtagtagtgcttTTGTACACAGAGATGGAGTATTCTTTCAGCGGatgtatatttgtcttgatgCATGTAAGAAAGGGTTCAGACATGGTTGTCGgcccataatttgtttagatgcttgtcatctAAAGGGGGAATATGGGGGGCAATTGTTGTGTGTCATAGGCAAGGATGGCAACAACGACATGTTCCCCATTGCAATTGATGTGGCCGAGGCAGAGACAATAGATTCATGGCAGTGGTTCATTGCCATTTTATTGGAGGACTTATGCGGGCTAGAAGGCGGACTTGGTTGGACTATAATGTCTGACAGACAGAAG GGGCTTGGAATTGCAGTTGAGGCTGTGTTGCCACATGCTGAGCATCGCTTTTGTGTTCGGCATCTACATGCGAACCTCAAAGCGAAAGGCTACACAGGGAAAGCTATGAAGGATGAGTTGTGGGGGGCTGCACGTGCAGCCCATGTTTATGCGTTTGACCATCACATGCAGAATATATTGTCAATGGAGAAAGGTGCACACGATTACCTTAGTGGTGTACCGAAGGCATCATGGTCCAGACATGCTTTCAACTGCcaaaccaaaagtgatatgttatTAAACAACTTGGCCGAGAGCTTCAACGCGTGGATTAAGGAAGCTAGGATTAAGCCTATACTGACTatgcttgaagaaattcgtCTGCAAATAATGGCACGCTTCCAGCAGAAAAGGAATGGAATCCGGTCGACGCACTACACAATATGCCCAAAGATccagaaaaaattggagaggtcAAAAAGTGATGCAAGGAATTGTATTAGTCGGTGGCAGAATGAGTTGGAGTTTGAGATCGAGGACATATACGAGCCACGGCGTTTAGTCCGGTTAGATCATCGCACATGCACATGTGGAAGATGGCAG ATGGACAAGTATATGCAAGGATATGCAGCTCGAGTGTATGGCATGGAAGGTCCACAGACATGGCCAGCTGATGATCCATGCGATGAAATCCAGCCACCTATCATTAGAAGGGCTCCTGGTCGACCAAAGATTAGTAGGCGAAAAGCTGTAGATGAGCCAACTAACCCCTACAAGCTAACCC GGCATAATTATAAAGGTTGTCATTTACCTTTGAACCCGGACCGGAAGAGGTGGAAACCGAAGAAATATAAGCCGAAAAAAGATGCTACTCAAGCACAG GGATCACAAGCTCACCCAGAAGCAGAAGCCCACGGAccatcacagccaagt CATTGGTTTGACCTGCAGCTCAATGCTGCTTTGAGCTGCAGCATTGTAAAGTAA
- the LOC132163247 gene encoding serine/threonine-protein kinase Nek6-like: MEINDKEKTSKMDDYEVIEQIGRGTFGAAFLVLHKFESKKYVLKKIRLSKQTEKFNRAAHQEMKIIGQLNNQYIVEYKDAWVEKECCVCIVTSYCEGGDMAEMIKKARGTFLPEEKLCKWMTQLLLAVDYLHSNRVLHRDLKCSNIFLTESNDIKLGDFGLAKLLNKDDLASSVVGTPFYMCPELLADIPYGYKSDIWSLGCCMFEIAAHQPAFRAPDLSGLVNKTNRSYMSTLPIVYSSALKQLIKSMLRKNPNHRPTAAEMLRHPHLQPYLAQCSNISPVFIPVKSECSSKIRPKGTQLSNKVSVGKDTRGGKARLSKNLGSVKVGKAHVFSNAPAKETNICGFLEIEVETRIVDCPSCSEKTSKAVKGSRLISNSVEQIGNANSETALVHMLSAHADRKKGCSSKQRSSSHSTVNPSSYLINASTENASLEGKVTLPCENEFNARENGPISTKQTGKEDIYELNGASSDISSMSTLTLDHGDETRIEWDPQTLQRAEGLESLLEICSDLLKQERLEELAGVLRPFGEEEVVSSRETAIWLAQSLMNICKTGSAA, from the exons ATGGAGATTAATGACAAGGAAAAAACATCAAAGATGGATGATTATGAAGTGATAGAGCAGATAGGCAGAGGAACATTTGGAGCTGCATTTCTtgttcttcacaaatttgagAGTAAGAA GTATGTATTAAAGAAGATTCGATTGTCTAAACAAACAGAGAAATTCAACCGTGCGGCACATCAAGAG ATGAAAATAATAGGACAGCTAAATAACCAGTATATTGTGGAGTACAAAGATGCATGGGTGGAAAAG GAATGCTGTGTGTGCATTGTGACAAGTTACTGTGAGGGAGGAGATAT GGCTGAGATGATAAAGAAAGCTAGAGGAACATTTCTTCCAGAAGAG AAGCTATGCAAATGGATGACCCAGCTGTTGCTAGCGGTTGACTACCTCCACTCCAACCGTGTTCTTCACAGAGATTTAAAG TGCTCCAACATATTCCTTACAGAGAGCAATGACATCAAGCTAG GTGATTTCGGACTTGCAAAACTACTCAACAAAGATGACCTTGCTTCCTCG GTTGTTGGCACTCCCTTCTACATGTGCCCAGAGCTTTTAGCAGATATACCATATGGATACAAATCGGATATATGGTCATTAG GTTGCTGCATGTTTGAAATAGCTGCACATCAACCTGCATTTAGAGCTCCT GATTTGTCAGGACTTGTTAACAAAACAAACCGATCATACATGTCCACACTTCCAATTGTGTATTCTTCTGCATT GAAACAATTAATCAAGAGCATGTTAAGAAAGAATCCTAACCATAGACCAACA GCTGCAGAGATGCTGAGGCATCCCCATTTACAACCATACCTTGCTCAATGCTCCAATATATCACCTGTTTTTATACCAGTGAAGTCTGAATGCAGCAGCAAAATTAGACCAAAAGGAACCCAACTGTCTAACAAAGTTAGTGTTGGAAAAGACACCAGAGGTGGAAAGGCAAGGCTATCAAAGAATTTGGGAAGTGTTAAGGTAGGAAAAGCACATGTATTCAGTAACGCCCCAGCAAAGGAAACCAACATCTGTGGTTTTCTTGAAATTGAAGTTGAGACAAGAATAGTAGATTGCCCTAGCTGTTCTGAGAAAACATCAAAAGCAGTAAAGGGTTCTAGACTTATCTCCAATTCTGTTGAACAAATTGGAAATGCCAACTCAGAAACAGCCTTGGTGCATATGTTGTCAGCACATGCAGATAGGAAAAAAGGGTGTTCCTCTAAGCAAAGAAGCTCTTCACATTCTACAGTGAACCCTAGCTCATATCTGATAAATGCATCCACTGAAAATGCATCATTAGAAGGTAAAGTCACACTGCCATGTGAAAATGAATTTAATGCAAGGGAAAATGGTCCTATCTCTACTAAGCAAACTGGGAAAGAAGATATATACGAATTGAATGGAGCTTCTAGTGACATCTCATCAATGAGTACACTGACTTTGGATCATGGTGATGAAACAAGGATTGAATGGGACCCCCAAACTCTGCAAAGAGCAGAAGGTCTGGAGTCACTACTAGAGATCTGTTCAGATTTACTAAAACAAGAAAGGCTTGAAGAACTTGCAGGAGTGTTGAGACCTTTTGGTGAAGAAGAAGTTGTGTCATCAAGAGAAACAGCAATTTGGCTGGCGCAGAGCCTAATGAATATTTGCAAAACTGGCAGTGCAGCTTAG
- the LOC132163762 gene encoding receptor-like protein 2 — translation MLDLKPYHLLFTLFLFGIFSTNHACNQIDRDSLLSLAVYRMSSPPLNWSSIDCCQWEGISCDHKHQVTHIWLPSKGLSGSISPSLGNLTQLSHLNLSHNSLSGPLPKGLFLSLNQLKVLDLSYNNLFGDTSGWPSSVQIVDISSNQFSETIQSSFLQRAWRLTDLNVSNNNLAGLIPSIPCINSSVVKLLDFSHNHYSGHIPRGLGACSKLKVFRAGFNYLSGLLPHDIYNAVGLEEISLPSNNLSGPISGDIVNLAKLTYLELYRNNLSGKLPVDIGKLSKLKHILLNDNSLTGSLPPSLVNCTNLTKLFLGSNFLEGNISTFNFSSLHQLIVIDLGGNKFSGNLPVSLYSCKSLTTIRLALNQLEGQIQPEVLQLKFLSFLSLASNKLTNITYAIKILMRCKTLSVVMLGENFLYEAMPSDDNIVGSDGFENLRLFSLDGCQLSGQMPIWLSRLKKLEVLSLSSNRITGSIPIWLSTLPRLFRLDISDNLISGEFPKEFCGLQTLVSPKALVDDNHWDLPIFSGLDPSTQHNFLASLRPAIVLANNNLSGNIPIEIGCLKLLSWLDLSYNNFSGSIPNQISELTNLEVLDLSANRLSGELPASLSSLHFLNEFSVANNNLHGPIPSGTQLQSFDASAFEGNPGLCGPPLPHECAHIVSNKGDIRDEDNGHKIPWFPIVVVFGFITGFWGVCGPLVLNYKWRVAYFQFMDDVKDRCIIFFFKIAYCSF, via the coding sequence ATGCTAGATTTAAAGCCTTATCATCTCCTCTTCACCTTGTTTCTCTTTGGTATTTTCTCCACCAATCATGCATGCAACCAAATAGACCGTGACTCTCTCTTGTCCTTAGCCGTCTACCGTATGTCTTCTCCTCCACTAAATTGGTCTTCCATTGATTGTTGCCAATGGGAAGGCATTTCTTGTGATCATAAACATCAAGTCACCCATATATGGTTACCTTCTAAAGGCCTCAGTGGGAGTATATCTCCCTCTCTTGGAAACCTCACACAACTCTCCCACCTCAATCTATCCCACAATTCACTTTCAGGACCTCTCCCTAAAGGATTATTTTTGTCCTTGAATCAACTCAAGGTACTTGATTTGAGCTACAACAATCTATTTGGAGATACTTCTGGTTGGCCTTCCTCCGTTCAAATTGTTGACATATCTAGTAATCAATTCAGTGAGACAATCCAATCATCATTCCTTCAAAGAGCATGGAGGTTGACCGACCTCAATGTCAGCAACAATAATCTCGCAGGCCTGATTCCTTCCATTCCTTGCATCAACTCTTCAGTGGTCAAGCTCCTCGATTTCTCCCATAATCATTATAGTGGCCATATTCCTCGTGGACTAGGGGCATGTTCCAAACTCAAGGTTTTCCGGGCAGGTTTTAATTATCTCTCTGGATTGCTTCCTCATGATATATACAATGCAGTGGGGTTGGAGGAAATCTCTTTGCCTTCCAATAATCTTTCAGGACCCATTAGCGGTGACATTGTGAACCTTGCCAAACTCACTTACCTTGAGTTATATCGTAATAACTTGAGTGGCAAGCTCCCAGTGGATATCGGGAAGCTCTCCAAATTAAAGCACATACTCCTTAATGATAACTCCTTAACAGGTTCTTTGCCCCCATCTTTGGTGAATTGCACAAATCTCACAAAATTGTTCTTAGGATCCAATTTCCTTGAAGGAAACATCTCTACCTTTAATTTCTCTAGTCTTCATCAACTTATTGTAATTGACCTTGGGGGTAATAAGTTTTCTGGTAACTTGCCAGTAAGCCTTTACTCATGCAAGTCCTTGACCACAATCCGTCTAGCCCTAAACCAACTCGAGGGACAAATCCAACCTGAGGTGCTTCaattaaaattcttatctttCCTTTCACTTGCTAGCAACAAGTTAACCAATATCACATACGCAATCAAGATTTTGATGCGTTGCAAGACACTCAGTGTAGTCATGCTTGGAGAGAATTTTCTATATGAGGCAATGCCAAGTGATGACAATATAGTTGGGTCTGATGGATTTGAGAATCTTCGATTGTTTAGCCTTGACGGATGCCAATTGTCTGGTCAAATGCCTATATGGCTATCTAGGCTTAAGAAACTAGAAGTTCTAAGTCTATCTTCCAATCGTATCACGGGTTCAATTCCTATTTGGTTGTCAACTCTTCCAAGGCTCTTTCGTTTAGATATATCTGACAACCTCATTTCAGGTGAATTTCCAAAGGAATTTTGTGGATTGCAAACATTAGTGTCACCAAAGGCTCTAGTAGACGATAATCATTGGGATTTACCAATATTTTCTGGCCTCGATCCTTCTACACAGCACAATTTTCTCGCAAGCCTGCGACCAGCAATTGTTCTTGCAAACAATAATCTTAGCGGCAACATCCCAATTGAGATTGGTTGTTTGAAGCTTCTTTCTTGGTTGGATCTTAGTTATAACAACTTCTCAGGCAGCATCCCAAACCAAATTTCAGAGCTCACAAACTTGGAAGTATTAGACCTCTCTGCAAATCGATTGTCCGGCGAACTACCAGCATCACTAAGTAGTCTACATTTCTTGAATGAATTTAGTGTTGCAAACAACAATTTGCATGGACCAATACCATCAGGTACTCAGCTCCAGAGCTTTGATGCCTCTGCATTTGAGGGTAACCCTGGACTTTGTGGTCCCCCTCTTCCACATGAGTGTGCCCATATTGTTAGCAACAAGGGAGACATTCGGGATGAGGACAATGGGCATAAAATCCCATGGTTTCCAATTGTTGTGGTTTTTGGCTTCATTACAGGTTTCTGGGGAGTTTGTGGTCCATTAGTTCTTAACTATAAGTGGAGAGTTGCATATTTCCAATTCATGGACGATGTAAAAGATAGGTgtataatctttttctttaaaattgcatACTGCTCGTTTTAG